DNA sequence from the Tenacibaculum mesophilum genome:
TTTAAAATACGATCGTGACACGAAAGAATCAGTAATCAGAAAGATTCAAAGAATTTCAACACCAGGTTTACGTAGATACGTTGGCGCTAAAGAAATGCCAAGAGTATTGAACGGATTAGGTATTGCTATTGTTTCTACATCAAAAGGTGTAATGACAAACAAAAAAGCAAGACAAGAGAACGTTGGTGGTGAAGTATTATGTTACGTTTACT
Encoded proteins:
- the rpsH gene encoding 30S ribosomal protein S8, whose protein sequence is MYTDPIADFLTRVRNAIAANHRVVEVPASKLKKEMTKILFDQGYILSYQFNDDKVQGTIKIALKYDRDTKESVIRKIQRISTPGLRRYVGAKEMPRVLNGLGIAIVSTSKGVMTNKKARQENVGGEVLCYVY